A single window of Triplophysa rosa linkage group LG20, Trosa_1v2, whole genome shotgun sequence DNA harbors:
- the il12rb1 gene encoding interleukin-31 receptor subunit alpha isoform X1, producing the protein MEIRLVLEMTQIILIVAGVLDATGCIPTTSPQCFKNSTGQEEDFTCKWEDRNIEQDTTYTLYIFDSERKHFVLQANTNQKEKYLLLEQLGTISRNMEIWVQRQVGNLTCNSTKISVIFKCLAKYSKPKINSMTRSAGILNLTLSKPKDNKSVIYEIRWRERGAEWQTETFETEASTFQDFYTLWLQKQAVYQIQLRRQAKPLLPTCDSLQALWSDWSIMVDVPIEIRLSPKVRWEETQNTHSRDVHLMWDAPPAEESVGGVTYILTMSVWPCDKPKTLKPITVNRSFQTSITFSEAWVSIIAMNKVGSSPPQLITIPAVKHLNHCPKHQRNSTKTKKTCLEWYKLEDGETRSQAVNTSSKKTFKDIEKEVENFVRHYYFLHTKTKKHRTVAMCPFYSQEGVPSKGPDNVLFFNVTYDSAVVSWLSIPVENQRGFLQQYVIWISGQENTTHHQLPANETSFLIKNLHPGVSYTVSIAGQTKAGEGPNSTANFETPSIKTALSWQDQTILSICVVALLCTIICSVAFRRFRSKLLPVVPSPVIPATESIFRHDQDLRQLTEEVHEVVLLQLQEHNKHPQNTTPEQSTLLQDFGLVMFEEEDEDDEEGVTDLGSMKSCCYPNPSYRGQVLHLPDPIHTTENIFKENDTESTYRNGMFFETRLLECDETSL; encoded by the exons ATGGAGATTCGTTTGGTTTTAGAGATGACACAGATTATTTTGATAGTTGCCGGTGTGTTAGATG caaCAGGATGCATACCTACAACCAGCCCACAGTGTTTCAAAAATTCAACCGGACAAGAAGAGGACTTTACTTGTAAATGGGAGGACAGAAACATTGAGCAGGATACAACGTACACCCTCTACATATT TGACAGCGAAaggaaacattttgttttgcagGCGAACACCAACCAGAAAgaaaaataccttcttttggaGCAACTAGGAACCATCTCtagaaatatggagatatgggTACAGAGACAAGTGGGCAACCTTACCTGCAATTCTACTAAAATCTCTGTCATCTTCAAATGCTTAG CCAAATACAGCAAACCTAAGATTAACAGCATGACAAGGTCAGCTGGCATACTGAATCTTACACTGAGCAAACCGAAGGATAACAAAAGTGTTATATATGAGATCAGATGGAGGGAAAGAGGAGCTGAATGGCAAACT GAGACTTTTGAAACTGAGGCAAGCACTTTCCAAG ACTTCTATACGCTATGGCTACAAAAGCAGGCTGTTTACCAGATCCAGCTGAGGCGACAGGCCAAACCGCTGTTACCAACATGTGATTCACTACAAGCCCTCTGGAGTGACTGGAGCATCATGGTGGACGTTCCCATAG AAATTCGCCTTTCACCTAAAGTACGCTGGGAAGAAACACAGAACACTCACAGCAGGGATGTTCACCTCATGTGGGAT GCTCCACCTGCTGAAGAGTCTGTTGGAGGGGTAACGTATATACTGACCATGTCAGTTTGGCCTTGTGATAAACCCAAAACACTTAAACCCATAACTGTCAATCGAAGCTTCCAAACctcaataacattttctgaggcTTGGGTGTCCATCATCGCAATGAACAAGGTTGGGAGTTCACCACCCCAACTGATCACCATTCCTGCTGTGAAACATTTGAACC ACTGCCCCAAACACCAAAGAAATTCAACCAAGACCAAGAAAACCTGTTTGGAATGGTACAAGCTGGAAGACGGTGAGACTCGATCACAAGCCGTAAATACCTCAAGCAAAAAAACTTTTAAGGACATTGAAAAAG AGGTGGAAAACTTTGTACGCCATTATTACTTTCTTCACACCAAGACCAAAAAACATCGGACTGTTGCCATGTGTCCTTTTTACTCACAGGAGGGAG TGCCTAGTAAAGGTCCAGACAAcgtgttgttttttaatgtgacaTACGATTCGGCTGTGGTGAGCTGGCTTTCCATTCCTGTGGAGAATCAGCGTGGCTTTCTGCAACAATATGTCATCTGGATATCTGGACAAGAAAACACAA CACACCATCAGTTACCAGCAAATGAAACAAGTTTCTTGATCAAGAACCTCCACCCAGGAGTCTCTTACACGGTTTCCATAGCCGGACAAACAAAAGCTGGAGAAGGGCCGAACTCGACGGCGAACTTTGAAACCCCGTCAATAAAAACAG CCTTATCATGGCAGGACCAGACCATCCTGAGCATCTGTGTGGTTGCCCTCTTGTGTACAATAATCTGCTCAGTGGCTTTCAGAAG GTTTAGGAGCAAACTGTTACCAGTGGTACCCAGTCCTGTGATCCCTGCAACAGAATCCATTTTTCGACATGATCAG GACCTGAGACAGTTGACGGAGGAAGTGCACGAGGTCGTTCTTCTGCAGCTTCAAGAGCACAACAAACACCCCCAAAACACGACCCCTGAACAGAGCACTTTACTGCAAGACTTTGGACTGGTTATGTTTGAAGAAGAGGACGAGGATGATGAGGAAGGAGTTACTGACTTAGGCTCTATGAAATCTTGTTGCTATCCGAATCCTAGTTACAGAGGACAGGTGCTGCATCTGCCAGATCCAATCCACACGACCGAGAACATTTTTAAAGAGAACGACACCGAATCCACGTACAGAAATGGCATGTTCTTTGAAACAAGACTTCTGGAGTGTGATGAAACATCATTATAG
- the il12rb1 gene encoding interleukin-31 receptor subunit alpha isoform X2, translating into MGMRVVWLVLVFPVSLVKATGCIPTTSPQCFKNSTGQEEDFTCKWEDRNIEQDTTYTLYIFDSERKHFVLQANTNQKEKYLLLEQLGTISRNMEIWVQRQVGNLTCNSTKISVIFKCLAKYSKPKINSMTRSAGILNLTLSKPKDNKSVIYEIRWRERGAEWQTETFETEASTFQDFYTLWLQKQAVYQIQLRRQAKPLLPTCDSLQALWSDWSIMVDVPIEIRLSPKVRWEETQNTHSRDVHLMWDAPPAEESVGGVTYILTMSVWPCDKPKTLKPITVNRSFQTSITFSEAWVSIIAMNKVGSSPPQLITIPAVKHLNHCPKHQRNSTKTKKTCLEWYKLEDGETRSQAVNTSSKKTFKDIEKEVENFVRHYYFLHTKTKKHRTVAMCPFYSQEGVPSKGPDNVLFFNVTYDSAVVSWLSIPVENQRGFLQQYVIWISGQENTTHHQLPANETSFLIKNLHPGVSYTVSIAGQTKAGEGPNSTANFETPSIKTALSWQDQTILSICVVALLCTIICSVAFRRFRSKLLPVVPSPVIPATESIFRHDQDLRQLTEEVHEVVLLQLQEHNKHPQNTTPEQSTLLQDFGLVMFEEEDEDDEEGVTDLGSMKSCCYPNPSYRGQVLHLPDPIHTTENIFKENDTESTYRNGMFFETRLLECDETSL; encoded by the exons ATGGGGATGAGAGTTGTTTGGCTGGTGCTTGTTTTTCCTGTCAGTTTGgttaaag caaCAGGATGCATACCTACAACCAGCCCACAGTGTTTCAAAAATTCAACCGGACAAGAAGAGGACTTTACTTGTAAATGGGAGGACAGAAACATTGAGCAGGATACAACGTACACCCTCTACATATT TGACAGCGAAaggaaacattttgttttgcagGCGAACACCAACCAGAAAgaaaaataccttcttttggaGCAACTAGGAACCATCTCtagaaatatggagatatgggTACAGAGACAAGTGGGCAACCTTACCTGCAATTCTACTAAAATCTCTGTCATCTTCAAATGCTTAG CCAAATACAGCAAACCTAAGATTAACAGCATGACAAGGTCAGCTGGCATACTGAATCTTACACTGAGCAAACCGAAGGATAACAAAAGTGTTATATATGAGATCAGATGGAGGGAAAGAGGAGCTGAATGGCAAACT GAGACTTTTGAAACTGAGGCAAGCACTTTCCAAG ACTTCTATACGCTATGGCTACAAAAGCAGGCTGTTTACCAGATCCAGCTGAGGCGACAGGCCAAACCGCTGTTACCAACATGTGATTCACTACAAGCCCTCTGGAGTGACTGGAGCATCATGGTGGACGTTCCCATAG AAATTCGCCTTTCACCTAAAGTACGCTGGGAAGAAACACAGAACACTCACAGCAGGGATGTTCACCTCATGTGGGAT GCTCCACCTGCTGAAGAGTCTGTTGGAGGGGTAACGTATATACTGACCATGTCAGTTTGGCCTTGTGATAAACCCAAAACACTTAAACCCATAACTGTCAATCGAAGCTTCCAAACctcaataacattttctgaggcTTGGGTGTCCATCATCGCAATGAACAAGGTTGGGAGTTCACCACCCCAACTGATCACCATTCCTGCTGTGAAACATTTGAACC ACTGCCCCAAACACCAAAGAAATTCAACCAAGACCAAGAAAACCTGTTTGGAATGGTACAAGCTGGAAGACGGTGAGACTCGATCACAAGCCGTAAATACCTCAAGCAAAAAAACTTTTAAGGACATTGAAAAAG AGGTGGAAAACTTTGTACGCCATTATTACTTTCTTCACACCAAGACCAAAAAACATCGGACTGTTGCCATGTGTCCTTTTTACTCACAGGAGGGAG TGCCTAGTAAAGGTCCAGACAAcgtgttgttttttaatgtgacaTACGATTCGGCTGTGGTGAGCTGGCTTTCCATTCCTGTGGAGAATCAGCGTGGCTTTCTGCAACAATATGTCATCTGGATATCTGGACAAGAAAACACAA CACACCATCAGTTACCAGCAAATGAAACAAGTTTCTTGATCAAGAACCTCCACCCAGGAGTCTCTTACACGGTTTCCATAGCCGGACAAACAAAAGCTGGAGAAGGGCCGAACTCGACGGCGAACTTTGAAACCCCGTCAATAAAAACAG CCTTATCATGGCAGGACCAGACCATCCTGAGCATCTGTGTGGTTGCCCTCTTGTGTACAATAATCTGCTCAGTGGCTTTCAGAAG GTTTAGGAGCAAACTGTTACCAGTGGTACCCAGTCCTGTGATCCCTGCAACAGAATCCATTTTTCGACATGATCAG GACCTGAGACAGTTGACGGAGGAAGTGCACGAGGTCGTTCTTCTGCAGCTTCAAGAGCACAACAAACACCCCCAAAACACGACCCCTGAACAGAGCACTTTACTGCAAGACTTTGGACTGGTTATGTTTGAAGAAGAGGACGAGGATGATGAGGAAGGAGTTACTGACTTAGGCTCTATGAAATCTTGTTGCTATCCGAATCCTAGTTACAGAGGACAGGTGCTGCATCTGCCAGATCCAATCCACACGACCGAGAACATTTTTAAAGAGAACGACACCGAATCCACGTACAGAAATGGCATGTTCTTTGAAACAAGACTTCTGGAGTGTGATGAAACATCATTATAG
- the il12rb1 gene encoding interleukin-31 receptor subunit alpha isoform X3, with the protein MEIWVQRQVGNLTCNSTKISVIFKCLAKYSKPKINSMTRSAGILNLTLSKPKDNKSVIYEIRWRERGAEWQTETFETEASTFQDFYTLWLQKQAVYQIQLRRQAKPLLPTCDSLQALWSDWSIMVDVPIEIRLSPKVRWEETQNTHSRDVHLMWDAPPAEESVGGVTYILTMSVWPCDKPKTLKPITVNRSFQTSITFSEAWVSIIAMNKVGSSPPQLITIPAVKHLNHCPKHQRNSTKTKKTCLEWYKLEDGETRSQAVNTSSKKTFKDIEKEVENFVRHYYFLHTKTKKHRTVAMCPFYSQEGVPSKGPDNVLFFNVTYDSAVVSWLSIPVENQRGFLQQYVIWISGQENTTHHQLPANETSFLIKNLHPGVSYTVSIAGQTKAGEGPNSTANFETPSIKTALSWQDQTILSICVVALLCTIICSVAFRRFRSKLLPVVPSPVIPATESIFRHDQDLRQLTEEVHEVVLLQLQEHNKHPQNTTPEQSTLLQDFGLVMFEEEDEDDEEGVTDLGSMKSCCYPNPSYRGQVLHLPDPIHTTENIFKENDTESTYRNGMFFETRLLECDETSL; encoded by the exons atggagatatgggTACAGAGACAAGTGGGCAACCTTACCTGCAATTCTACTAAAATCTCTGTCATCTTCAAATGCTTAG CCAAATACAGCAAACCTAAGATTAACAGCATGACAAGGTCAGCTGGCATACTGAATCTTACACTGAGCAAACCGAAGGATAACAAAAGTGTTATATATGAGATCAGATGGAGGGAAAGAGGAGCTGAATGGCAAACT GAGACTTTTGAAACTGAGGCAAGCACTTTCCAAG ACTTCTATACGCTATGGCTACAAAAGCAGGCTGTTTACCAGATCCAGCTGAGGCGACAGGCCAAACCGCTGTTACCAACATGTGATTCACTACAAGCCCTCTGGAGTGACTGGAGCATCATGGTGGACGTTCCCATAG AAATTCGCCTTTCACCTAAAGTACGCTGGGAAGAAACACAGAACACTCACAGCAGGGATGTTCACCTCATGTGGGAT GCTCCACCTGCTGAAGAGTCTGTTGGAGGGGTAACGTATATACTGACCATGTCAGTTTGGCCTTGTGATAAACCCAAAACACTTAAACCCATAACTGTCAATCGAAGCTTCCAAACctcaataacattttctgaggcTTGGGTGTCCATCATCGCAATGAACAAGGTTGGGAGTTCACCACCCCAACTGATCACCATTCCTGCTGTGAAACATTTGAACC ACTGCCCCAAACACCAAAGAAATTCAACCAAGACCAAGAAAACCTGTTTGGAATGGTACAAGCTGGAAGACGGTGAGACTCGATCACAAGCCGTAAATACCTCAAGCAAAAAAACTTTTAAGGACATTGAAAAAG AGGTGGAAAACTTTGTACGCCATTATTACTTTCTTCACACCAAGACCAAAAAACATCGGACTGTTGCCATGTGTCCTTTTTACTCACAGGAGGGAG TGCCTAGTAAAGGTCCAGACAAcgtgttgttttttaatgtgacaTACGATTCGGCTGTGGTGAGCTGGCTTTCCATTCCTGTGGAGAATCAGCGTGGCTTTCTGCAACAATATGTCATCTGGATATCTGGACAAGAAAACACAA CACACCATCAGTTACCAGCAAATGAAACAAGTTTCTTGATCAAGAACCTCCACCCAGGAGTCTCTTACACGGTTTCCATAGCCGGACAAACAAAAGCTGGAGAAGGGCCGAACTCGACGGCGAACTTTGAAACCCCGTCAATAAAAACAG CCTTATCATGGCAGGACCAGACCATCCTGAGCATCTGTGTGGTTGCCCTCTTGTGTACAATAATCTGCTCAGTGGCTTTCAGAAG GTTTAGGAGCAAACTGTTACCAGTGGTACCCAGTCCTGTGATCCCTGCAACAGAATCCATTTTTCGACATGATCAG GACCTGAGACAGTTGACGGAGGAAGTGCACGAGGTCGTTCTTCTGCAGCTTCAAGAGCACAACAAACACCCCCAAAACACGACCCCTGAACAGAGCACTTTACTGCAAGACTTTGGACTGGTTATGTTTGAAGAAGAGGACGAGGATGATGAGGAAGGAGTTACTGACTTAGGCTCTATGAAATCTTGTTGCTATCCGAATCCTAGTTACAGAGGACAGGTGCTGCATCTGCCAGATCCAATCCACACGACCGAGAACATTTTTAAAGAGAACGACACCGAATCCACGTACAGAAATGGCATGTTCTTTGAAACAAGACTTCTGGAGTGTGATGAAACATCATTATAG